The following is a genomic window from Paenibacillus thiaminolyticus.
TTCAAATCGACTGAGAGGCTTTTAAAGCGAGGTTTCCCCTTTGCAAACCTATGGCAATACTATCCCGCCTGACATCTCCACAGCAGTTGCCGAAACCGCCTGTAGATGTGTCCTTTACAGTTGAGAAAGGGAATATAATCGGTATCAATATAAGCGTCCTCGTAGGATGCGACCCAGGGGATTGCGTCAGCAATCCAAATCCTAATGATTTCAATCCACGCATCCGCGTAGGATGCGACGATGCGCGTACTGCCTTCCGTTCCGTCGTATTATTTCAATCCACGCATCCGCGTAGGATGCGACGAACTGTACCAAGATGGAAAATTGATATATACGCAAATTTCAATCCACGCATCCGCGTAGGATGCGACCGGCAGATTCATGCGGGTATTCTCGATGTCATTGCATTTCAATCCACGCATCCGCGTAGGATGCGACCAGCGGGGATTCGAACATGTTGGCACATGGTCATTTATTTCAATCCACGCATCCGCGTAGGATGCGACTATGTCTGGGACGAAAAAAAGCAAAAGTTCGTGAGATTTCAATCCACGCATCCGCGTAGGATGCGACGGCGGATGTCAGTTTGATTAGATCTACGCCTAATATTTCAATCCACGCATCCGCGTAGGATGCGACGTTGAAACTCGCCCATAATGGTTCCTGCCGTAGCGACATTTCAATCCACGCATCCGCGTAGGATGCGACAGGGCGGTCTGAAAGCGTCGGGTCTGCGATACATATTTCAATCCACGCATCCGCGTAGGATGCGACGATAGGACGGATTAATAACCACGCTGCTGTCATAGATTTCAATCCACGCATCCGCGTAGGATGCGACCCCTAAGCGGAAATGGTTTCCCGTCTCGCTTCATATTTCAATCCACGCATCCGCGTAGGATGCGACAGTGGTTACTGTTCAATGAGTTTCTTCCTGGAGCATTTCAATCCACGCATCCGCGTAGGATGCGACTTCGCAGCTGCTTACCCTATTTCCTATTCAATATATTTCAATCCACGCATCCGCGTAGGATGCGACAATCTATGGTGGCAAAACGAAAGCCTCCTGCTAAATTTCAATCCACGCATCCGCGTAGGATGCGACGGAATCCATTCCGGCCAATAGCTTGAGCATCGATATTTCAATCCACGCATCCGCGTAGGATGCGACCTAATCATCCAGACCGTGCTCTTGAGGTTCCGGATATTTCAATCCACGCATCCGCGTAGGATGCGACTTACCGTCGAATGCCCAATCCGAAATCGCAGGTATATTTCAATCCACGCATCCGCGTAGGATGCGACCCCGAACTCCTTTGCCTGATAGTCATACACGAAGTTATTTCAATCCACGCATCCGCGTAGGATGCGACGCGGGATCAGACTATAGCTCGCGGATATGGGAATTTCAATCCACGCATCCGCGTAGGATGCGACGATTTCATATGAATCTATTCCAAGTAGGTAGTACATTTCAATCCACGCATCCGCGTAGGATGCGACGTGAAACTCCGGTGCCTCATCGTAACATGTGATATCATTTCAATCCACGCATCCGCGTAGGATGCGACTGATTCGCGTAATACCTCGCGCGTCGTCGAATTATTTCAATCCACGCATCCGCGTAGGATGCGACTATACAGCGCGAGATAGACCGTTGCAGGCGACGAATTTCAATCCACGCATCCGCGTAGGATGCGACTGCGGGTAGCCACAGCACTACTCGCGAATGGGTACATTTCAATCCACGCATCCGCGTAGGATGCGACATTCACGGACAACGACAGTCCAGGCAAAGAGATATTTCAATCCACGCATCCGCGTAGGATGCGACCGTGGGATACGATGACCGCGATGCACCTACTCAATATTTCAATCCACGCATCCGCGTAGGATGCGACATATCGCGAGGTGAACCGGAAGGCAGAAATAGGCATTTCAATCCACGCATCCGCGTAGGATGCGACGCGGCCTCATACCCGAGCCTGTCGTTAATTAGTCATTTCAATCCACGCATCCGCGTAGGATGCGACCATGTGCGGATCGTAACGCGATATGGATAACGGGATTTCAATCCACGCATCCGCGTAGGATGCGACAGCGAAAAATAACACAATATATAATAATATAAACATTTTCTTACATGAATTTCACACCAAGTGAGCGATTAAGCACGAAATAGTCTTCAAACCATTGAACTTCCATCACAAAATTGGATAATATTTCAATAAAATTGGTGCGAATCCCCCGGGAATTTCATATGCACTCCACATTCGCACTTGCCACAGAATGGGCTTTTTATTAAATAATAAAAATAAAAACCATTTTGTTATTTTCTTTTGCCCTGATTTTGAGTATATCATGCTTACATGTGTTGCACTAACTTTCTACATCGGTTTTAAGCAAAAGATTGCTTTTCTGAGCCGAAGGGAGAATGCTTATAAGGAGTGAGCAAGGTCTATCCCCACCAGCGAACAGCGACACGGGCACTTCCTCCGTACCCACACTAACTCGATAAGCACTAACAGCCTCACCCTACTACCTGAACCGGAAGCATCGGCACCCGTGAACCTTCCGACCCATTTCCCTGGAAAAAGAAAATGCGCAGGCATCACCGCCACGCGCACTTCATCCACGTTCGCTTAACCGGGTTCTACTCTTCAATCCCTGCAAGCACCTCGTACCAGATGCCCCGCTTGCTGTACAAGGTCTCGCGGATATGCTTCCAGCCGCCCATATCTTCGATGCCGAACAAACCGGCCGACTCAGGATAACGGTCACCCGTCTCCGCCCTCACTGACGGAGAAACAGGTCGGAACCCGGCTTCCGCCAACAGGCGCTGGGCCTTCGGCTCCCGCAAGTAATCTACGAACGCCTGGGCGATGTCTGTCGTGCCATGCTTTTGTGCATACTGGTCAACGACGACGACGGGGTTGTCGATGCGAATCGTCCGCTCCGGCCGGACCAGCTCGTATGGGACGCCCGCCTGCATGCGGGACAGAATTTCGTTCTCGTAGGTCACGATGACATCGCCTACGCCGTATTCGAAGGCGGCCATCGATGCCCTGCCGCTTTTGTCCATCGAGATGACGTTCCGGTGAACGCTCATCAGCAACTCCTTGGCCCGGCGCTGGCTATCCTCTCCCCGCTCCTTCGCCTCCAACAGGCCGGCTCCGTAGATCGCATTAATATCCCATTGGGCGCCGCCCGATGTCTTCGGGTTCGGGTAGAGGACTTGAATGCCCGGCTTGGTCAGGTCGCTCCAGTCGCGAATCTGATGCGGGTTCCCTTCCCGCGTACCGAGCACGACGATGGAGCCGGTGACCATGCCTCCATAAGCGTCAAGCGCTTGCCAATCCGCCGGTACGAGTCCAGCCTGCACGAGCTTATCGACATCGCCCTCCATCGAGAAGAGCGCGACATCGGCTTCCAGGCCGCCGGCAATCGAGCGGGCTTGCGTGCCTGAGGCTTCGTATGATTCCTGGAAGACGACCTGCTGCCCGGTCTTCGCCTTCCAATCCGCCGCGAATTCAGGCAGTATCCGCTGCATCACGTCCTTCACGACGGAATAGGCGCCAATGACGAGCGTGACGCTATCTTGACCGGACTCCTCCGGCAAGGGAGAGACCGCAGCCTTCCCAGACGAGGACGATTGAGGGGCAGATTCGGCAGTAGAGGTCTGGTCCTGCTGCCCCTTCTCCTGCGGAGAGGCATCCCGCCCGCCGGGACTGCAGCCAAATAAGAGAATAAAGATGATGACTGTCGCAATAAAGCCGGATAGGCCGCGTGATTCGTCCCTGTCCATCTTGCCCCTCCTCCGTTCAGCCCGTAATATGAACAGGCAGTTGCTCTGTCTTCAGCCGGTTCTCGACCATCCAGCTCGCGTCTCCCTCGAACATATAGACCCGATGGATCAAAACCTGGACCTGCTCGCCTGCTTGAAGCTGCGGCCTTTCCAGCGAACGGTACGTCTTCAGCACCAGATCGCCCACCTGGACCTCCACCATCCATTCGCTGCCCCGGAAATGGACCGCCTTGACCCGTCCGGACTCGCTCGCGGACGCCAGCCTTACCTCGCCTTCTCTTCCGACCTCGATATATTCCGGCCGAATGAGGGCTCTCATCTCTTCCCCAACGTTCACTATTTCGAAGCCTTTCAAGGCGTATATATCGTTCAAAATGGTCGATTCCCCGATGAATTCGGCTACAAAAGGCGTCTCCGGCATTTTATAAATTTCCCATGGCGTCCCTTTCTGCTCGACACGTCCCTGGCTGATGATCATAATCTCGTCCGCCACCTCAATCGCCTCATCCTGATCATGCGTCACGAAGATCGAGGTGATGCCTACGCGCTCGATCAGCTCCCGCAGCCAGCTCCGCAGCTCCTGGCGAATCTTCGCATCAATGGCCGCGAACGGCTCGTCGAGAAGCAGCAGCTGCGGCTCAGGGGCCAGCGCCCGGGCGAATGCGACCCGCTGCCGCTGCCCGCCGGACAACTGATGCGGGTACCTCCGTTCCACGCCGGACAGTCCGGTCAGCTCCACCAGTTCGGCCACGCGTTCGCGAATCCGCGGCTTCGGCCATTTCTGAATATGCAGCCCGAAGGCGATGTTGTCATAGACATTCATATGCTTGAACAGCGCATAATTCTGGAACACGAAGCCGATGCCCCGCTGCTGCGGAGGCACATCATTGACGACGGTCCCCTGGAACAAGATCTCGCCTTGATCCGGATGCTCCAGCCCGGCCAGCATCCGTAGCACCGATGTCTTCCCGCCGCCGCTCGGCCCAAGCAGGCCGATGAGCTGGCCTGCTTCAACAGAGAAGCTAACGTCACGAACGGCGTGATAGGCGCCGAACCATTTATTTAACTGGCGAACCTCAATATGCATGTCAATCGACTCCTTTGTGCCCTTTATGCTTTTTCGCCCATTCCATGAGCAAAAGCAGTACGACCGAGACGCATGCCAACACGAGCGCGAGGCTGCCGGCCGAACCGATATTGAAATTCTCCACATCCTGATAGACGAGCGTCGTCGCCGTCTGTGTCTTATTCATGATGTTGCCGGATACGACCAGGACGGCCCCGAATTCGC
Proteins encoded in this region:
- a CDS encoding sulfate/molybdate ABC transporter ATP-binding protein, whose amino-acid sequence is MHIEVRQLNKWFGAYHAVRDVSFSVEAGQLIGLLGPSGGGKTSVLRMLAGLEHPDQGEILFQGTVVNDVPPQQRGIGFVFQNYALFKHMNVYDNIAFGLHIQKWPKPRIRERVAELVELTGLSGVERRYPHQLSGGQRQRVAFARALAPEPQLLLLDEPFAAIDAKIRQELRSWLRELIERVGITSIFVTHDQDEAIEVADEIMIISQGRVEQKGTPWEIYKMPETPFVAEFIGESTILNDIYALKGFEIVNVGEEMRALIRPEYIEVGREGEVRLASASESGRVKAVHFRGSEWMVEVQVGDLVLKTYRSLERPQLQAGEQVQVLIHRVYMFEGDASWMVENRLKTEQLPVHITG
- a CDS encoding sulfate ABC transporter substrate-binding protein encodes the protein MDRDESRGLSGFIATVIIFILLFGCSPGGRDASPQEKGQQDQTSTAESAPQSSSSGKAAVSPLPEESGQDSVTLVIGAYSVVKDVMQRILPEFAADWKAKTGQQVVFQESYEASGTQARSIAGGLEADVALFSMEGDVDKLVQAGLVPADWQALDAYGGMVTGSIVVLGTREGNPHQIRDWSDLTKPGIQVLYPNPKTSGGAQWDINAIYGAGLLEAKERGEDSQRRAKELLMSVHRNVISMDKSGRASMAAFEYGVGDVIVTYENEILSRMQAGVPYELVRPERTIRIDNPVVVVDQYAQKHGTTDIAQAFVDYLREPKAQRLLAEAGFRPVSPSVRAETGDRYPESAGLFGIEDMGGWKHIRETLYSKRGIWYEVLAGIEE